One part of the Algibacter sp. L1A34 genome encodes these proteins:
- a CDS encoding ExbD/TolR family protein, with protein sequence MRHSKEVPEVNAGSMADIAFLLLIFFLVTATISSDAGINRVLPAECPTGDCESLKHERNILRIVINNNDEIMVENEKVALANLKEATKVFLDNNGDATCLYCNGNKFPNASDNPKDAVVSLQNGKQTTYKQFVAVQNELSKAYYELRSNYAANVLKKSVDNLSKADLQKVKNAYPFILSEAETK encoded by the coding sequence ATGAGACATTCAAAAGAAGTACCAGAAGTTAATGCGGGTTCTATGGCCGACATTGCATTTTTACTACTTATTTTCTTTTTAGTAACAGCAACTATTTCCTCCGATGCAGGAATTAATCGCGTTTTGCCAGCCGAGTGCCCAACTGGAGATTGTGAAAGCTTAAAACATGAGCGCAACATTTTACGCATTGTTATTAATAATAACGATGAAATTATGGTTGAAAATGAAAAAGTAGCTCTAGCCAATTTAAAAGAGGCTACAAAAGTCTTTTTGGATAATAATGGAGACGCTACTTGTTTGTATTGCAACGGTAATAAATTCCCAAATGCTTCTGATAACCCGAAAGATGCCGTAGTTTCTCTTCAAAACGGAAAACAAACTACTTACAAGCAATTTGTGGCTGTTCAAAATGAATTATCGAAAGCTTATTATGAATTAAGGAGTAATTATGCTGCCAATGTTCTAAAAAAGTCGGTTGATAATCTATCCAAAGCAGATTTACAGAAAGTAAAAAATGCTTACCCGTTTATTCTATCGGAAGCTGAAACCAAATAG
- a CDS encoding MBL fold metallo-hydrolase — MMTKYIAALIFCLSFQLFSYSQNQLTATIIGSGSPKYNIERAGPSVLISYKNTNILVDMGNGAQANLEKLHIKTKDLNALLFTHHHLDHNEEFTPIFIKTLLSGNDFEVIGPKPTNDLVNSILKNYEEDIAYRLSKKQRTFNDVASNFSVKELKGGETFSIGEISISCTPVKHTISTMAYRFDAGGTSIVISGDLSYSESLPILAKQADYLIIDSGGSLELGKTNTKKGNGKARSNKEHAHVNLDESSRMANEAKVKNLVLTHFTFTNIDEAATSAELNKNYTGTIFYAEDLMSFPKLEGNIEPSKQSRNNNKTNQSPNFRNMLNRMDADKDGKISKTEAKGKLKENFTKRDSNNDGFITENELGSGR, encoded by the coding sequence ATGATGACGAAGTATATAGCTGCTTTAATTTTCTGTTTAAGTTTTCAATTATTTTCATATTCTCAAAACCAATTAACGGCAACGATTATTGGTTCTGGATCGCCAAAATATAATATCGAGCGGGCAGGACCTTCTGTGTTAATTTCATATAAAAACACCAATATATTGGTTGATATGGGGAATGGAGCACAAGCTAATTTGGAAAAATTACACATTAAAACCAAGGACCTCAATGCGTTACTTTTTACGCACCATCATTTAGATCATAATGAGGAATTTACTCCAATTTTTATAAAAACTTTATTAAGCGGAAATGATTTTGAAGTTATCGGGCCAAAACCGACTAACGATTTAGTTAATAGTATTTTAAAAAACTACGAAGAGGACATTGCTTATCGTCTTTCTAAAAAACAACGCACTTTTAATGATGTTGCTTCTAATTTTTCCGTTAAGGAATTAAAAGGAGGGGAAACGTTTTCTATTGGAGAAATAAGTATCTCTTGCACACCTGTAAAACATACTATTTCCACTATGGCGTATCGGTTTGATGCCGGAGGAACATCTATTGTTATTTCGGGAGATTTATCATATTCCGAAAGTTTACCAATTCTAGCCAAACAAGCCGATTATTTAATTATAGATTCGGGAGGAAGTCTTGAGCTTGGAAAGACAAATACAAAAAAAGGAAATGGTAAAGCTCGTAGTAATAAAGAGCATGCACATGTTAATTTAGATGAAAGTTCTCGCATGGCAAACGAGGCTAAAGTTAAAAACCTAGTGCTTACACATTTTACTTTTACTAATATTGATGAAGCGGCAACTAGTGCGGAATTAAATAAAAACTATACTGGAACTATTTTTTATGCTGAAGATTTAATGAGCTTTCCAAAATTGGAAGGTAATATAGAACCATCTAAACAATCGAGAAATAATAATAAAACCAATCAATCTCCTAATTTTAGGAATATGTTGAATAGAATGGATGCCGATAAAGATGGCAAAATTTCTAAAACAGAAGCAAAAGGTAAATTAAAAGAGAATTTTACCAAACGAGATAGTAACAATGATGGGTTTATAACAGAAAATGAGTTAGGAAGTGGTAGATAA
- the mgrA gene encoding L-glyceraldehyde 3-phosphate reductase, with protein MQINDKSGDQSYLANPKRYDTMTYKRSGNSGVLLPAISLGLWHNFGFIDNIQNARSVLRCAFDLGITHFDLANNYGPPYGSAEENFGTIFKNDFKNYRDEMFIATKAGYDMWPGPYGNLGSRKYLISSIDQSLKRMNLDYVDVFYHHRPDPDTPLEETMGALADIVRQGKALYVGISNYQPAETQRAAELLREYNVPFILHQARYSMLDRWVEDGLLDTLEDNGVGCITFSPLAQGMLTDKYLHGIPKDSRAAKDLTYLNTETVNENIEKIKKLAEIAESRGQKLSQMAIAWILRQKQVASVLIGASSTNQLKENVKALDNLEFTEEELKRIEEVLS; from the coding sequence ATGCAAATTAACGATAAGTCGGGAGATCAAAGCTATTTAGCAAACCCCAAACGATATGATACCATGACCTATAAAAGGTCTGGAAACAGTGGTGTTTTACTACCTGCTATTTCATTGGGTTTATGGCATAACTTTGGTTTTATTGATAATATTCAAAATGCTAGATCCGTTTTACGATGTGCATTCGATTTAGGAATTACACATTTTGATTTAGCCAATAACTACGGACCTCCTTATGGTTCTGCCGAAGAAAATTTTGGTACCATCTTTAAAAATGATTTTAAAAATTATAGAGATGAAATGTTTATTGCCACCAAAGCAGGTTACGATATGTGGCCTGGACCTTACGGGAATTTAGGTTCTAGAAAATACTTGATTTCTAGTATAGACCAAAGTTTAAAACGTATGAATTTGGATTATGTTGATGTTTTCTATCATCATCGTCCAGATCCTGATACACCTTTAGAGGAAACCATGGGAGCACTTGCCGATATTGTGAGACAAGGAAAAGCCTTATATGTTGGTATTTCTAATTATCAGCCAGCAGAAACACAACGTGCTGCTGAGTTATTGCGCGAATATAATGTACCTTTTATTTTACACCAAGCGAGGTATTCTATGTTAGATCGTTGGGTTGAAGATGGCCTTTTAGATACCTTAGAAGATAATGGCGTGGGTTGCATTACCTTTTCACCATTGGCACAAGGTATGCTTACCGATAAATATCTACATGGTATTCCTAAAGATTCGAGAGCGGCAAAGGATTTAACGTATTTAAACACAGAAACCGTAAACGAGAATATTGAAAAGATAAAGAAACTTGCTGAAATTGCTGAATCTCGCGGGCAAAAACTATCACAAATGGCTATTGCTTGGATTTTAAGACAAAAGCAAGTGGCGTCGGTATTAATTGGTGCGAGTTCTACAAATCAATTAAAAGAAAATGTAAAGGCTTTAGATAATTTAGAATTTACTGAGGAAGAATTAAAACGTATTGAAGAGGTGCTTTCTTAA
- a CDS encoding glycosyltransferase family 9 protein, whose amino-acid sequence MTFKKRVNNIRRNIMRGITKNVGSSYNEPEKGSIKIEDVKRVLIIRPNHRLGNQLLLTPLVQEVINTFPNCEIDLFVKGGVAYPVFENYNEVSKIIQLPRKPFSNIYKYAKSWISVKSKSYDMVINGDKNSSSGRLLTNLAKAKVKIFGDVNESIQNEYSDHRHISKYPIYNLRYDLERLGFKKNMSPLPVLDIKLDVSEIAKGKAILDDIIKNDKKTICIYTNATGNKCYSETWWETFYERLKAEYPDFNIIEMLPIENISKINFKSPNFYSKDIREMAGIIKNTSIFIAADNGVMHLASASLTPCVGFFSVTNENIYAPYGNGSVALNTNHTDIEDWIKSIDGILR is encoded by the coding sequence ATGACTTTTAAAAAACGTGTTAATAATATAAGAAGAAATATAATGCGCGGCATTACTAAAAATGTGGGCAGTTCTTATAACGAGCCAGAAAAAGGCTCTATTAAAATTGAAGATGTTAAACGTGTTTTAATTATTCGTCCTAATCATAGATTAGGAAACCAATTGTTACTTACACCACTAGTTCAAGAAGTTATTAATACCTTTCCTAATTGCGAAATCGATTTGTTTGTAAAAGGAGGTGTAGCATATCCAGTGTTTGAAAATTACAATGAGGTTTCTAAAATTATCCAACTGCCTAGAAAACCATTTAGCAATATATATAAATATGCCAAAAGCTGGATTTCTGTTAAATCGAAATCTTACGATATGGTTATTAACGGTGATAAAAACTCATCTTCTGGGCGTTTACTTACCAATTTAGCAAAAGCTAAAGTCAAAATTTTTGGAGATGTAAATGAAAGTATTCAGAATGAATATAGCGATCATAGGCATATCTCTAAATATCCCATTTATAATTTAAGATATGATTTAGAACGGTTAGGTTTTAAAAAAAATATGAGTCCGTTACCTGTTTTGGATATAAAGTTGGATGTATCCGAAATAGCAAAAGGAAAAGCCATCCTAGATGATATTATTAAAAATGATAAAAAAACCATTTGTATTTATACCAATGCAACAGGAAATAAATGTTATTCGGAGACTTGGTGGGAAACTTTTTATGAACGTCTAAAAGCGGAATATCCTGATTTTAATATTATCGAAATGCTACCTATTGAAAACATTTCTAAAATCAACTTTAAATCTCCGAATTTCTATAGTAAAGATATTCGAGAAATGGCGGGAATTATAAAAAACACAAGCATATTCATAGCAGCCGATAATGGTGTAATGCATTTGGCAAGTGCTAGTTTAACACCTTGCGTTGGCTTCTTTTCTGTTACTAATGAAAATATTTATGCACCTTACGGAAACGGAAGTGTGGCACTTAATACTAACCATACTGATATTGAGGATTGGATAAAATCTATCGATGGTATATTAAGATAG
- a CDS encoding DEAD/DEAH box helicase produces MSVSKTELEERKAGKDLYSYQKGAIDKIFTSFEESPADYHLLYQLPTGGGKTVIFSEIVRQFLKTHKKKVLVMTHRIELCRQTSNVLTEFGVNNKVVDSKADLSDQADFSCFVAMVETLNNRLNDDKLDISDIGLVIIDEAHYNSFTKLFKFFSQSFILGVTATPLSSSMELPMTDNYDELIVGESIESLIENGFLARADMFSYNVGLTSLVVGANGDYTVKSSEDLYTATDMLSKLVQAYEERCKGKKTLIFNNGINTSLHVYDSFRRAGYPVAHLDNTNSKKERSMILKWFKKTPGAILTSVSILTTGFDEPTVESIILNRATKSLTLYYQMIGRGSRILKDKKSFAVIDLGNNFHRFGPWGEDLDWQRIFRSPNYYLDAILSDDELESNFRYEMPDALRAEFAKSKDVYFDIQKTYVSSIRNGESSKVVLERSIEHHAKICIENSEDVYDALGLAKMLGDDIDFRIQRYTKCISKSTFNFVEWLKGDYRKKLNSYLRTNFDEVFEQIHGFPPEE; encoded by the coding sequence ATGTCCGTTTCCAAAACAGAATTAGAAGAAAGAAAAGCAGGGAAAGATTTATATAGTTACCAAAAAGGTGCTATTGACAAAATTTTTACAAGTTTTGAAGAATCTCCAGCCGATTATCATTTACTATATCAGCTTCCAACAGGAGGTGGGAAAACGGTAATATTTTCTGAAATTGTTCGACAATTTTTAAAAACGCACAAAAAGAAGGTGTTAGTAATGACGCACCGTATTGAATTGTGCCGTCAGACATCGAATGTACTTACCGAGTTTGGTGTAAACAATAAAGTGGTTGATAGTAAAGCCGATTTGAGCGATCAAGCCGATTTTAGCTGTTTTGTGGCTATGGTTGAAACCTTAAACAACCGTTTGAACGATGACAAACTTGATATCTCGGATATTGGTTTAGTTATTATTGATGAGGCACACTATAACTCGTTTACAAAATTATTCAAATTCTTTAGCCAATCGTTTATTTTAGGAGTTACAGCAACACCTTTAAGTTCGAGTATGGAATTACCAATGACCGATAATTACGATGAGTTAATTGTTGGAGAAAGTATTGAATCTCTTATAGAAAATGGCTTTTTGGCTCGTGCCGATATGTTTTCATATAATGTAGGTTTAACGTCTTTAGTTGTTGGTGCCAATGGTGATTATACAGTAAAATCTTCTGAAGATTTATATACGGCAACCGATATGCTTTCTAAGTTAGTACAAGCTTATGAAGAACGTTGCAAAGGTAAAAAAACATTGATTTTTAATAATGGTATTAATACGTCTTTGCACGTTTACGATTCCTTTAGGCGCGCTGGTTACCCTGTAGCTCACTTAGATAATACGAACTCCAAAAAGGAGCGTTCTATGATCTTGAAATGGTTTAAGAAAACGCCTGGAGCAATTTTAACTTCGGTTAGTATTTTAACCACTGGTTTTGATGAGCCTACAGTAGAAAGTATTATTTTAAACCGTGCAACAAAATCGTTAACACTTTATTACCAAATGATTGGTCGTGGTTCTCGTATTCTGAAAGATAAGAAGAGCTTTGCTGTTATTGATTTAGGTAATAACTTCCATCGATTTGGCCCTTGGGGAGAAGATTTAGATTGGCAACGTATTTTCCGTTCACCAAACTATTATTTAGATGCTATTTTAAGTGATGATGAATTAGAAAGCAATTTTAGATATGAAATGCCGGATGCTTTACGCGCCGAATTTGCTAAATCTAAAGATGTGTATTTCGATATTCAAAAAACGTATGTAAGCTCTATTAGAAATGGCGAATCTTCAAAAGTAGTTTTAGAACGTTCTATCGAACATCATGCTAAAATTTGTATAGAAAATAGTGAAGATGTTTATGATGCTTTAGGCTTGGCTAAAATGTTGGGAGACGATATAGACTTCCGTATACAGCGTTACACTAAATGTATTAGTAAAAGTACATTTAACTTTGTAGAATGGTTGAAAGGGGATTATCGTAAAAAGTTGAACTCCTATTTACGTACTAATTTTGATGAAGTTTTCGAACAAATTCATGGATTTCCACCAGAGGAATAA
- a CDS encoding DMT family transporter, which translates to MLISTLAFACMNTTVKYLSGFSAFQIVLFRSIGSLFFTFGFLIKNKISFVGNNKKLLILRGLVGVTSMSLFFMSTKYLPIGSAVSLRYLAPVFAAIFAVIILKEKIKAVQWLFFALAFAGVLVLKGFDKEVSGYGLLLVFVSAVFSGLVYIILSKIGKSEHPVVVVNYFMIISTIVGLVGSINNWVIPVGKEWFLLCILGVFGYFGQVYMTKAFQMASTSQVAPLKYIEVVFTLLFGTFIFGEVYTFWSLLGIALIIGGLVLNILYKEKYKS; encoded by the coding sequence ATGCTTATTAGTACATTAGCCTTTGCTTGCATGAATACAACGGTAAAATATTTAAGTGGCTTTAGTGCCTTTCAAATTGTTCTGTTTCGTTCTATAGGCTCTTTGTTTTTTACATTTGGTTTCTTAATAAAAAACAAGATTTCATTTGTAGGGAATAACAAGAAATTATTAATTCTTCGTGGGTTAGTTGGAGTTACTTCTATGAGTTTGTTCTTTATGTCTACCAAATATTTACCTATTGGAAGTGCGGTATCTTTACGTTATTTGGCTCCTGTTTTTGCAGCTATTTTTGCCGTTATAATATTGAAGGAAAAAATTAAAGCAGTGCAATGGTTATTTTTTGCATTGGCCTTTGCGGGCGTTTTAGTCTTAAAAGGATTTGATAAAGAGGTTAGTGGCTATGGCTTACTACTCGTATTTGTTTCTGCTGTATTTAGTGGTCTTGTTTACATTATATTGAGTAAAATAGGAAAAAGTGAACACCCAGTAGTTGTTGTTAATTATTTTATGATAATATCTACAATTGTTGGCTTAGTTGGCTCTATTAATAATTGGGTTATACCCGTTGGTAAAGAATGGTTTTTACTTTGCATATTAGGAGTGTTTGGCTATTTCGGACAGGTTTACATGACCAAGGCTTTTCAAATGGCATCTACAAGTCAAGTAGCACCATTAAAATATATTGAAGTTGTTTTTACACTGCTTTTTGGAACTTTTATTTTTGGAGAAGTTTATACATTTTGGAGTTTACTTGGTATTGCTTTAATAATTGGAGGTCTTGTTTTAAATATTTTGTACAAAGAAAAATATAAGTCTTAA
- a CDS encoding EamA family transporter: protein MAVSRKSITILLAFFAIYVIWGSTYLLNKIAVTELPPFMLGSMRFITASILIFIIAKILKLDLSITRTQLKNAIIAGFLFLAFGNGVVVWALKFVDSGFTALEVSAQPLVVLILMRILQGKKISAMSYIGVALGFIGIFLLVSQKQIISKDGQILGMIMIFVCMISWAYASIFVGKANLPKNFFVNTGYQMLSGGVMLAIASVCFGEEWTSPTTWSTPVLWSMLMLIIFGSIIAFTAFNYLLKEVSPEKVSTSTYVNPVIALFLGWFVLDENLTTQSIIAAVILLTGVYFINSKRKFKPRSLGR, encoded by the coding sequence ATGGCTGTTTCACGTAAATCGATTACTATTTTATTGGCATTTTTTGCTATTTATGTTATTTGGGGATCCACATATTTACTTAATAAAATAGCGGTAACAGAATTGCCGCCATTTATGTTAGGCTCCATGCGTTTTATAACGGCTAGTATTCTTATTTTTATAATTGCTAAAATTTTAAAACTAGATCTCTCCATCACCAGAACGCAACTAAAAAATGCTATTATTGCAGGTTTTTTATTTTTGGCTTTTGGCAACGGCGTTGTAGTTTGGGCGCTCAAGTTTGTAGATAGTGGTTTTACTGCTTTAGAAGTTTCTGCTCAACCTCTTGTTGTACTTATATTAATGCGCATTTTACAAGGCAAAAAGATATCTGCCATGTCTTACATTGGTGTGGCACTTGGCTTTATCGGTATATTTCTATTAGTGAGCCAGAAGCAAATAATTAGCAAAGACGGACAAATTTTAGGAATGATCATGATTTTTGTATGTATGATTAGTTGGGCTTATGCCAGTATATTTGTAGGTAAAGCAAACCTTCCTAAAAACTTTTTTGTGAACACAGGCTACCAAATGCTTTCTGGTGGCGTAATGTTAGCCATAGCAAGTGTATGTTTTGGGGAAGAGTGGACATCGCCAACAACTTGGAGTACGCCAGTACTTTGGTCTATGCTTATGCTTATTATTTTTGGTAGTATTATCGCTTTTACAGCGTTTAATTATTTACTAAAAGAAGTTTCACCAGAAAAAGTATCGACGTCAACCTATGTAAACCCGGTGATTGCCTTGTTTTTAGGTTGGTTTGTTTTAGACGAAAATTTAACAACACAATCAATTATTGCTGCCGTTATACTATTAACTGGTGTCTATTTTATAAATTCGAAACGTAAATTTAAACCCCGATCTCTTGGACGTTAA
- a CDS encoding cold-shock protein → MAKSQVTFNKIEKEKKRLKKREEKQKKKDARKAEAKENPQGIQFAYVDFNGNLTDTPPDPAMREKVEAESIELGIPKKEDRIEEEPVIKEGKVSFFDHSKGFGFIIDSVNQEKYFVHVSGLLDDIEENDKVTYDLERGQKGMNAVRVKKI, encoded by the coding sequence ATGGCAAAATCGCAAGTCACATTTAACAAAATTGAAAAAGAAAAAAAACGCTTAAAGAAAAGAGAGGAAAAGCAAAAGAAAAAGGACGCTCGTAAGGCTGAGGCTAAAGAAAACCCTCAAGGCATCCAGTTTGCTTATGTTGATTTTAACGGAAATTTAACCGATACGCCGCCAGACCCGGCTATGCGTGAAAAAGTTGAAGCCGAAAGTATTGAATTGGGAATCCCTAAAAAGGAAGACCGTATTGAAGAAGAACCAGTAATTAAGGAAGGTAAAGTATCATTTTTTGATCATTCTAAAGGTTTTGGTTTTATTATCGATAGCGTGAATCAAGAAAAATATTTTGTTCATGTTAGCGGTTTATTAGACGATATTGAAGAAAACGACAAAGTAACTTATGATCTTGAACGTGGTCAAAAAGGTATGAATGCCGTTCGAGTAAAGAAAATATAA
- a CDS encoding M15 family metallopeptidase, translated as MKKPLLYIFVVILTVLNSCKNEKPKQIVENLIVETIPIEIPKKTIDTMITKEFVLGKFDYRTHHAFEKVSVSHSSKTIYLNKKCYEAFIKMYNHAKADSIDLIIISGTRNFYEQKSIWERKWKKYASLKPKTRALKILEYSSMPTSSRHHWGTDMDLNNLNNSYFEKGKGLKIYNWLEKHAKTYGFSQVYTDKTGGRTGYNMEKWHWSFMPLAETYLEFYNNNISYTDITGFEGSEQAKEVDIIKNYVNGISKK; from the coding sequence ATGAAGAAACCATTATTATACATTTTTGTCGTAATATTAACTGTATTGAATTCGTGTAAAAACGAAAAACCAAAACAAATTGTAGAGAATTTGATAGTTGAAACTATTCCGATAGAAATACCTAAGAAAACCATAGATACAATGATTACCAAAGAATTTGTTTTGGGTAAGTTCGATTACCGAACGCATCATGCATTTGAAAAGGTAAGCGTATCCCATTCATCCAAAACCATCTATTTGAACAAAAAATGTTATGAAGCTTTTATAAAGATGTATAACCATGCGAAAGCAGATAGCATCGATTTAATAATTATCTCAGGAACACGAAATTTTTACGAGCAAAAAAGTATTTGGGAACGTAAATGGAAAAAATATGCCAGTTTAAAACCTAAAACGCGTGCCTTAAAAATTTTAGAATACAGCTCAATGCCTACTTCTTCACGTCACCATTGGGGAACCGATATGGATTTAAATAATCTAAACAATAGTTATTTTGAAAAAGGTAAAGGTTTAAAAATTTATAACTGGTTAGAAAAACATGCCAAAACTTATGGTTTTAGTCAGGTTTACACAGATAAAACAGGTGGAAGAACTGGTTATAATATGGAAAAATGGCATTGGTCGTTTATGCCATTAGCTGAAACATATTTAGAATTTTACAATAACAATATTAGCTATACTGATATTACTGGCTTTGAGGGATCAGAACAAGCAAAAGAGGTTGATATTATAAAAAACTATGTTAACGGAATATCTAAAAAGTAA